Proteins encoded in a region of the Xylocopa sonorina isolate GNS202 chromosome 11, iyXylSono1_principal, whole genome shotgun sequence genome:
- the LOC143429100 gene encoding uncharacterized protein LOC143429100: MSCSVKISCGKSWSGSQRRINSLAEETTCPPAVTGSCAGQQAAAATATTSTTSTPIVATGNAVNPSTVTTTGSQRPAPPRPVKSITAKKGEDTTKLFKYIDDNVIGKNGTFFGPFGRRKVVYCDYTASGRSLQFLEEYVGKEVLPYLGDTRASTSICSLQSSLFRHEARDIVRHAVGAGEQDAVLFTGQGTAAALRTLLRHLDLSKSTVIFVGPFEHHANLRPWREHGVRIVRVAETREGFLDLNDLERSLIKMRSEGVTQMIGCFSAASCITGVLADDVATTLLLHQYGALSVWDYTTAAPYVQIDMNPHLPSVSETTVHKDAIIFAGHKFIGGVQSPGVLVTKRSLLKDKIAAEDMRDSHHYHRDPELREESGTAGVVETIRCGLAVQLKENVTPRAIVARQDKIARQVLAHVRTIPELILLGSGSQNVKRLPIFSFMVRHPRGTFLHHNFVCAVLNDVFGIQARGGCACAGRYAHDLMGIDQELAKEYQKALVEGERGVVSDETNAEGLRPGFAKLSFPYFMSEAEVAFVLEALKMVATEGWKLLPQYVLNPDTGEWRHHTNSVFKERKWLSSIRYTDGKMNASERRVSGSGVLPQNYGDCLQMARNIFNRARKMAQRYPLQIDRSYNFVSKRLESLRWFMLPSEAQDLLLGNSQNVKQDVPFNPMLAWNKHGHHTPTTTHDSLVNCLALANSIRRLNSDIPRTGNVPISSTSPRHRSLPVLSTVRKTLLNAAEFQVSSSPGSGNEEEQPPVSIGTDRSNDASTTGQRSPATCPSSPMPVRFAVGEAVTPSAIGTMSHAGNRPIKEQRDLIDAANAGRARCNSLGSTTGGGNDSGNRNVASSSSSPIPLSPQTLTSLGLSGNNVGSSKHRRFHCSCSSQTELNSLDLDNGSPSHSILSLNCHTATSPPSSYSSVSDYTEKFVGGGRSSPISTNGGQRSEDDLRAYVKEVTKELATEIKSEIREVISKVDDALSESNTSENTPQHHSRNLSAISQLSVEDKQTRHDSFTASDIAEYLMEFSKEMASEVKSEIRCMVNAVDGLHRHSPDASASDVSSNGCGSPDRGRILPSTSPRTSSTRRSGPIEISGKVGELTQQESKMSSECSSDETVIYVMKPSESEQMVRNQSKTDDEEVVHDLDDDLNDDDTQERGGLEIGDARKILPKIYSAVNSVSSQDSGINLSFHESDKSLDSVDLKRSSSAESNSTNSYGRKPRATSMTALSNKSSCKQQVRQNDDFSEDEECSSDLKEEEDGDQGANFESKDGNSEASRTQWHCPPKNIWKPALEAMQEFDMIRDNDRVLVCLSTTGKDSLSLLHTLHQYRFYVRSKGIDFEIGAATVDVNRFDPLELMSYLKALDIPYFYEEQNNETKCNPGENQPEDTTDANGACSFCDRTTRAQLYAIAKRHNYNVLALGQHLDDLTEGFLVSVFHGGKLKTMKAHYYIRRQDLRVIRPYVYVREKALRQFAESKKLLASRETRSSDLPEKLKQSKELILHQERAYPRFYWSLRTALRPLIDANGQREDPDLVPGTVNNAGNSPASSSCSLTSTSTSSGNTGSNNHQKRQRRVKASAASSAVVQCQSQGHDDNDETDEEPVL; the protein is encoded by the exons TGGTCTACTGCGACTACACCGCGTCCGGGAGGTCGTTGCAATTTCTCGAGGAGTACGTCGGCAAGGAGGTGCTGCCATATTTGGGCGACACCCGAGCGTCCACGTCCATCTGTAGCCTCCAATCCTCTCTGTTCAG ACACGAAGCCAGAGACATTGTTCGGCATGCAGTGGGGGCTGGCGAGCAGGATGCGGTGCTGTTCACGGGTCAAGGCACCGCAGCTGCCCTTCGCACGCTTCTACGACACCTCGATCTCTCCAAGTCCACGGTGATCTTCGTGGGACCGTTCGAGCACCATGCGAATCTGCGCCCTTGGCGGGAGCACGGTGTCAGG ATAGTACGAGTGGCCGAGACCCGGGAAGGTTTCTTGGACCTGAACGATCTCGAGCGGAGCCTGATCAAAATGCGGAGCGAGGGTGTTACGCAAATGATCGGATGCTTCAGCGCTGCCAGTTGCATAACCGGAGTTTTGGCAGATGACGTCGCCACGACCCTCTTACTGCACCAGTATGGGGCACTTAGCGTCTGGGATTACACCACAGCAG CCCCGTACGTGCAGATCGACATGAACCCGCATCTGCCCAGCGTTAGCGAGACAACCGTGCACAAAGACGCGATTATTTTCGCTGGGCACAAGTTTATCGGCGGTGTGCAGTCCCCCGGCGTGCTCGTGACCAAACGGTCCCTGTTGAAAGATAAAATAGCCGCGGAGGACATGAGGGACTCCCATCACTATCACAGGGACCCGGAGCTGCGCGAGGAGAGCGGCACCGCCGGTGTCGTCGAGACCATCAGATGCGGACTCGCGGTCCAATTGAAGGAGAACGTGACGCCACGAGCGATCGTCGCTCGGCAAGATAAGATTGCCAG GCAAGTGCTGGCACACGTACGCACGATTCCGGAACTGATTCTGCTCGGCAGCGGCTCGCAGAATGTTAAGAGGCTGCCGATCTTCTCGTTCATGGTTCGCCATCCGCGAGGCACGTTCCTTCACCACAACTTCGTTTGCGCCGTGCTGAACGACGTGTTCGGTATACAGGCGCGCGGCGGTTGCGCTTGCGCCGGCCGCTACGCTCACGACCTGATGGGAATCGACCAGGAACTCGCCAAGGAATACCAGAAGGCGCTCGTAGAGGG GGAACGCGGCGTCGTCAGCGACGAGACGAACGCGGAGGGTTTGAGGCCAGGCTTCGCGAAACTCTCCTTCCCTTACTTCATGTCCGAGGCTGAAGTCGCGTTCGTGCTCGAGGCGTTGAAAATGGTCGCGACCGAGGGCTGGAAGCTGCTACCGCAATACGTGCTGAATCCGGATACGGGCGAATGGCGTCACCACACGAACAGCGTGTTCAAAGAGCGAAAGTGGCTCAGCTCGATCAGATACACGGACGGGAAGATGAACGCTTCCGAGAGACGCGTGTCCGGTTCCGGCGTGCTACCGCAGAACTACGGCGATTGCTTGCAAATGGCGCGGAACATCTTCAACCGCGCCCGGAAAATGGCGCAGAGGTACCCGCTGCAGATCGATCGCAGCTACAATTTCGTGTCGAAACGTTTGGAGTCCCTGCGATGGTTCATGCTGCCCAGCGAGGCGCAGGACCTCCTGCTGGGCAACTCGCAGAACGTGAAGCAAGACGTGCCTTTCAACCCGATGCTAGCGTGGAACAAGCACGGCCATCACACGCCGACCACCACGCACGACAGCCTGGTGAACTGTCTGGCCCTTGCTAACAGCATCCGTCGACTGAACAGCGACATTCCGCGGACTGGTAACGTCCCGATCTCATCGACCTCGCCCAGACACCGAAGCCTACCTGTCCTGAGCACCGTCAGAAAGACCCTGTTGAACGCGGCCGAGTTTCAAGTCTCGTCTAGTCCGGGCAGCGGGAACGAGGAGGAACAACCACCGGTTTCTATtggtacggatcgaagcaacgaCGCGAGCACGACCGGCCAAAGGTCGCCAGCTACTTGCCCAAGTTCGCCAATGCCCGTCAGATTCGCGGTTGGCGAGGCGGTCACGCCGTCGGCCATCGGCACGATGTCACACGCGGGCAACAGGCCAATTAAAGAGCAGAGGGATCTGATAGACGCTGCTAACGCGGGTCGTGCCAGGTGCAACTCTCTAGGCAGCACCACTGGCGGTGGTAACGATTCAGGGAACCGGAACGTCGCGTCCTCTTCGTCGTCGCCGATACCGCTCAGCCCGCAAACCTTGACCAGCCTCGGTTTAAGCGGAAACAACGTCGGTTCCTCGAAGCACAGACGATTCCATTGCAGCTGCAGCAGCCAGACGGAATTGAACTCTCTCGATCTCGACAACGGCAGTCCGAGTCACTCGATTCTGTCCCTCAACTGTCACACCGCGACCTCGCCGCCGTCCTCTTACTCGTCTGTCAGCGATTACACGGAAAAGTTCGTGGGCGGAGGTAGATCGTCGCCAATATCTACGAACGGTGGACAAAGATCCGAAGACGATCTGAGAGCGTACGTGAAGGAGGTGACCAAGGAGCTGGCGACTGAGATCAAGTCGGAGATCCGCGAGGTGATCTCCAAAGTAGACGACGCGTTGTCCGAGTCGAACACCTCCGAGAACACACCCCAGCATCACTCGCGCAACCTGAGCGCGATTAGCCAGCTCTCCGTGGAGGATAAACAGACGAGACACGACTCGTTCACTGCTAGCGACATCGCGGAGTACTTGATGGAATTCTCGAAGGAAATGGCAAGCGAGGTGAAGTCTGAGATCAGATGCATGGTGAACGCGGTGGACGGACTGCACAGACACTCCCCGGACGCTTCAGCTTCCGACGTGTCATCTAATGGATGCGGTTCTCCGGACAGAGGGAGAATTCTCCCGTCGACGTCGCCCAGAACGTCGAGCACAAGACGAAGCGGACCAATAGAGATCTCTGGAAAGGTTGGTGAACTGACGCAACAGGAGAGCAAGATGTCCAGCGAGTGCTCCTCCGATGAAACGGTGATATACGTGATGAAGCCGTCGGAGAGCGAACAGATGGTTCGCAATCAATCGAAAACCGACGACGAAGAGGTGGTGCACGACCTGGACGATGATTTGAACGACGACGATACCCAGGAACGCGGAGGTTTGGAGATCGGAGACGCACGGAAGATCCTTCCGAAGATCTACTCGGCGGTGAACTCGGTTAGTTCGCAGGACAGCGGTATCAATCTGTCCTTCCACGAGAGCGACAAGTCGCTGGACTCGGTAGACTTGAAGCGCAGCAGCAGCGCGGAATCCAACTCCACGAATAGCTACGGTCGCAAACCGAGGGCAACCTCGATGACCGCTCTATCGAATAAATCCAGTTGCAAGCAACAAGTCCGGCAGAACGATGACTTCTCGGAAGACGAGGAGTGCTCGAGCGACCTCAAAGAAGAAGAGGACGGAGACCAAGGAGCGAACTTCGAATCGAAAGACGGAAACAGCGAAGCGTCGCGAACCCAATGGCATTGCCCGCCGAAGAACATCTGGAAACCAGCATTGGAAGCCATGCAGGAGTTCGACATGATCCGAGACAACGACAGAGTACTCGTCTGCCTCTCGACCACTGGCAAGGACTCTCTGTCTCTGTTGCACACGTTGCATCAGTATCGATTCTACGTCAGATCGAAAGGCATAGACTTCGAGATCGGCGCTGCGACGGTGGACGTGAACAGGTTCGACCCTCTGGAGCTGATGAGCTATCTGAAGGCCCTGGACATCCCCTATTTCTACGAGGAACAAAACAACGAGACCAAATGCAACCCAGGCGAGAACCAGCCCGAGGACACCACGGACGCGAACGGAGCGTGCAGCTTCTGCGATCGAACGACCAGGGCGCAGCTATACGCGATCGCCAAACGACACAATTACAACGTGCTGGCGTTGGGCCAGCATCTCGACGACCTGACCGAGGGCTTCCTCGTCTCCGTGTTCCACGGTGGTAAATTGAAAACCATGAAGGCCCACTATTACATACGCCGCCAAGATCTCAGGGTCATCCGGCCGTACGTCTACGTACGAGAGAAGGCGTTGAGGCAGTTCGCCGAGAGCAAGAAGCTGTTAGCGTCGCGGGAAACCAGGTCAAGTGATCTTCCGGAG AAGCTGAAGCAAAGCAAAGAGCTGATACTACACCAGGAACGCGCTTATCCGCGATTCTACTGGTCCCTCAGGACCGCGTTGAGACCCTTGATCGACGCCAACGGACAACGAGAGGACCCGGACCTGGTACCCGGTACCGTGAACAACGCGGGCAATAGTCCTGCTAGCTCCAGCTGCAGTTTGACCAGCACCAGCACCAGCAGCGGTAACACCGGCTCCAACAATCATCAGAAGAGACAACGACGAGTGAAAGCGAGCGCTGCGTCGTCCGCGGTGGTTCAGTGCCAGTCGCAGGGGCACGATGACAACGACGAAACCGACGAGGAGCCAGTCCTTTGA